In the Pseudomonas orientalis genome, one interval contains:
- the phoR gene encoding phosphate regulon sensor histidine kinase PhoR, whose translation MLLLITGCLLVGLISGYYGWSLAIGIALYLGWTLKQLLRLHEWLRQHKPDEAPPDGYGLWGEVFDSIYHLQRRDQRVRGRLQAVIDRVQESTAALKDAVIMLDSDGNLEWWNRAAETLLGLKTPQDSGQPVTNLVRHPRFKEYFEQDNYEEALEIPSPTNDRVRIQLYLTRYGNNEHLMLVRDVTRIHQLEQMRKDFVANVSHELRTPLTVICGYLETLLDNVEEINPRWSRALQQMQQQGSRMQTLLNDLLLLAKLEATDYPSDNHPVAVHSLLQTIKNDAQALSGERGQQITLEADPTVLLKGSEGELRSAFSNLVFNAVKYTQDKGNIRIRWWADEQGAHLSVQDSGIGIDAKHLPRLTERFYRVDSSRNSNTGGTGLGLAIVKHVLLRHRARLEISSVLGHGSTFTCHFPPAQATRSRLVGDDE comes from the coding sequence ATGCTTCTGTTGATCACCGGTTGCCTGCTGGTCGGGCTGATCAGTGGTTATTACGGCTGGAGCCTGGCCATCGGCATCGCGCTGTACCTGGGCTGGACCCTCAAACAACTGCTGCGCTTGCATGAATGGCTGCGCCAGCACAAACCCGACGAAGCACCACCCGACGGCTACGGCCTGTGGGGCGAAGTGTTCGACAGCATCTACCACCTGCAGCGCCGCGACCAACGGGTACGCGGACGCCTGCAAGCGGTGATCGACCGGGTACAGGAATCCACCGCCGCGCTCAAGGACGCGGTGATCATGCTCGACAGCGACGGCAACCTGGAATGGTGGAACCGCGCCGCCGAAACCCTGCTGGGCCTCAAGACCCCCCAGGACAGCGGTCAGCCGGTGACCAACCTGGTACGCCACCCGCGCTTCAAGGAATACTTCGAGCAGGACAACTACGAAGAAGCCCTGGAAATTCCCTCGCCCACCAACGACCGCGTGCGCATCCAGCTGTACCTGACGCGCTACGGCAACAATGAGCACTTGATGCTGGTGCGCGACGTGACCCGCATCCATCAGTTGGAACAGATGCGCAAGGACTTCGTCGCCAACGTCTCCCACGAGCTGCGCACGCCGCTGACGGTGATCTGCGGCTACCTGGAGACGCTGCTGGACAATGTCGAGGAGATCAACCCGCGCTGGAGCCGCGCCCTGCAGCAGATGCAGCAGCAAGGCTCACGCATGCAGACCCTGCTGAATGACTTGCTGCTGCTGGCCAAGCTTGAGGCTACCGATTACCCCTCGGATAACCACCCGGTGGCGGTGCATAGCCTGCTGCAAACCATCAAGAACGACGCCCAGGCGCTCTCCGGCGAACGCGGCCAGCAGATCACCCTGGAAGCCGACCCGACGGTGCTGCTCAAGGGCAGCGAGGGCGAGCTGCGCAGCGCATTCTCCAACCTGGTGTTCAACGCGGTGAAGTACACCCAGGACAAGGGCAATATCCGCATCCGCTGGTGGGCCGACGAACAGGGTGCGCACCTGAGCGTGCAGGATTCCGGCATCGGTATCGACGCCAAGCACCTGCCGCGCCTGACCGAACGCTTCTACCGCGTCGACTCCAGCCGCAACTCCAACACCGGCGGGACCGGGCTGGGCCTGGCGATCGTCAAGCATGTGCTGCTGCGCCATCGGGCACGCCTGGAGATCAGCAGCGTGCTGGGGCATGGCAGTACGTTTACCTGCCATTTTCCGCCAGCGCAGGCGACCCGTTCGCGGCTCGTCGGGGATGACGAATAA
- a CDS encoding ABC transporter permease subunit, whose amino-acid sequence MQDAGKPLLISLEEQNQVAMRVSDKGQALFFAVDTGAELKRVDLPLPSGASVASIGEDQPGSPLVILGLSNGQSLVFRHTYKVSYPDGKKTITPAIEYPYGETPIVLDDAGRPLEHVALNATDSTLVVAGSAGSHLNVLSLSREENMMTGEVTSEQKRIELPQMTEPVKAIFIDPRQQWLYVINGRALADVFSLRDNSLNGRYKLLEDGNAEVTASTQLVGGISLIIGNSKGGLAQWFMARDPDGEQHLKQIRTFQMGTTPIVEITAEERRKGFTALDASGKFGVFHSTAHRTLLVDPVVDGQGVFGLSPRANRVIVEAGGKLQPLLLDNPHPEVSWSALWSKVWYENYDEPKYVWQSTAANTDFEPKMSLAPLTFGTLKAAFYAMLLAAPLAVAAAIYTAYFMAPSLRRKVKPVIELMEAMPTVILGFFAGLFLAPYVEGHLPGIFSLLMLLPIGILVAGFVFSRLPESIRLRVPDGWESAILIPVILFVGWLSLYMSPYLETWFFGGDMRMWISHDLGITYDQRNALVVGLAMGFAVIPNIYSIAEDAVFSVPRGLTLGSLALGATPWQTMTRVVILTASPGIFSALMIGMGRAVGETMIVLMATGNTPVMEMNLFEGLRTLAANVAVEMPESEVGGSHYRVLFLSALVLLLFTFIMNTLAELIRQRLRKKYSSL is encoded by the coding sequence ATGCAGGACGCCGGCAAACCGCTGCTGATCTCTCTTGAAGAACAGAACCAGGTCGCCATGCGGGTTTCCGACAAGGGCCAGGCGCTGTTCTTTGCAGTCGACACCGGCGCCGAGCTCAAGCGCGTTGATCTGCCGCTGCCGTCGGGCGCGAGCGTGGCGTCCATCGGTGAAGACCAGCCGGGCAGCCCGCTGGTGATCCTCGGTTTGTCCAATGGCCAGTCCCTGGTGTTCCGTCACACCTATAAGGTGTCGTACCCGGACGGCAAGAAAACCATCACGCCTGCGATTGAATACCCCTACGGTGAAACACCGATCGTGCTTGACGATGCCGGACGCCCGTTGGAACACGTAGCCCTCAACGCCACGGATTCAACCTTGGTCGTTGCAGGTTCGGCCGGTTCGCACTTGAACGTGTTGTCCCTGAGCCGCGAAGAAAACATGATGACCGGCGAAGTCACCAGCGAGCAGAAGCGTATCGAGCTGCCGCAAATGACCGAGCCCGTGAAGGCGATCTTCATCGACCCACGCCAGCAGTGGCTCTATGTGATTAACGGCCGTGCCCTCGCCGATGTATTCAGCCTGCGCGACAACAGCCTCAACGGTCGCTACAAACTGCTGGAAGACGGCAATGCTGAAGTCACCGCCAGCACTCAGTTGGTGGGTGGTATCTCGCTGATCATCGGTAACTCCAAGGGCGGCCTGGCCCAGTGGTTCATGGCCCGTGACCCGGATGGCGAGCAGCACCTCAAGCAGATCCGCACCTTCCAGATGGGCACCACGCCCATCGTGGAAATCACTGCTGAAGAACGTCGCAAAGGTTTCACTGCCCTTGATGCGTCCGGCAAGTTCGGCGTATTCCACAGCACCGCGCACCGCACGTTGCTAGTCGATCCCGTGGTCGACGGCCAAGGGGTGTTCGGCCTGTCGCCACGGGCCAATCGCGTCATCGTCGAAGCCGGTGGCAAGCTGCAACCGTTGCTGCTCGACAACCCGCACCCGGAAGTCTCGTGGAGCGCGCTGTGGAGCAAGGTCTGGTACGAGAACTACGACGAGCCTAAGTACGTCTGGCAATCGACCGCCGCCAATACTGACTTCGAACCCAAAATGAGCCTGGCGCCGTTGACCTTCGGTACGCTGAAAGCCGCGTTCTACGCGATGCTGCTCGCCGCGCCGCTGGCTGTAGCCGCCGCGATCTACACCGCTTACTTCATGGCCCCGAGCCTGCGCCGCAAGGTCAAGCCGGTGATCGAGTTGATGGAAGCGATGCCGACGGTGATCCTCGGCTTCTTCGCCGGTCTGTTCCTGGCACCTTATGTGGAAGGGCATCTGCCGGGGATTTTCAGCCTGTTGATGTTGTTGCCGATTGGCATCCTGGTGGCCGGTTTTGTATTCAGCCGTTTGCCTGAGTCGATCCGCCTGCGGGTGCCGGATGGCTGGGAAAGCGCGATCCTGATCCCGGTGATCCTGTTCGTGGGCTGGCTCTCGCTGTACATGAGCCCGTACCTGGAAACCTGGTTCTTCGGCGGTGACATGCGTATGTGGATCTCCCATGACCTGGGCATCACCTACGACCAGCGCAACGCCCTGGTGGTCGGTCTGGCCATGGGTTTTGCGGTGATCCCGAACATTTACTCCATCGCCGAAGACGCCGTGTTCAGCGTGCCGCGCGGCCTGACCCTGGGCTCCCTGGCCCTGGGTGCCACGCCCTGGCAGACCATGACCCGCGTGGTGATCCTGACCGCCAGCCCGGGCATTTTCTCGGCATTGATGATCGGCATGGGCCGCGCCGTGGGCGAGACCATGATCGTGCTGATGGCCACCGGTAACACGCCGGTGATGGAGATGAACCTGTTCGAAGGCCTGCGCACCCTGGCGGCCAACGTCGCGGTGGAAATGCCCGAGTCGGAAGTGGGCGGCAGTCACTATCGCGTGCTGTTCCTCTCGGCGCTGGTGCTGCTGCTGTTCACTTTCATCATGAACACCCTCGCCGAGCTGATCCGTCAGCGTCTGCGCAAGAAATACTCGTCGCTTTAA
- the pstA gene encoding phosphate ABC transporter permease PstA, which translates to MKQNSLNGWFKSGAPGVWISGGAVSIAVIMTIGLLAVIAVRGLGHFWPADLIQANYNVPGQANHIVIGEVVQKEEVPRERLKSAGLPVPDEGPEFMTRELIKVGNRDLNGNDFTWIVGEWLKDQTKPVQLMAIERREWGNFYGTLVNVKQDGKIIAEGEAAWPELQARVERVNKLAAQLKSLEKTDIGAINAGLERVRLHGRKLELEGKLDAAAQADMDADRAELNARYQDIEARLADLHAQFNRDALTARDGNGKEIEIGIGKVVHAYQPNAMGTMTKIGFYFSKVWEFLSDDPREANTEGGIFPAIFGTVMMTLIMAMIVTPFGVLAAVYLREYAKQNTLTRVIRIAVNNLAGVPAIVYGVFGLGFFVYVLGGSVDRLFFAEALPAPTFGTPGLLWASLTLALLAVPVVIVATEEGLARIPRTVREGSLALGATKAETLWKIVLPMASPAMMTGMILAVARAAGEVAPLMLVGVVKLAPSLPLDGNYPYLHLDQKIMHLGFHIYDVGFQSPNVEAARPLVYATALLLVMVIATLNLSAVWIRNHLREKYKALDS; encoded by the coding sequence GTGAAACAGAACTCCCTGAATGGATGGTTCAAGAGCGGCGCCCCCGGCGTCTGGATCAGCGGTGGCGCGGTGTCCATCGCGGTCATCATGACCATTGGTTTGCTGGCGGTGATTGCGGTGCGCGGTCTGGGCCATTTCTGGCCGGCCGACCTGATCCAGGCCAACTACAACGTACCGGGCCAGGCCAACCATATCGTCATCGGCGAAGTGGTGCAGAAGGAAGAGGTCCCACGCGAGCGCCTGAAAAGCGCGGGCCTGCCTGTGCCCGATGAGGGCCCGGAGTTCATGACCCGCGAGCTGATCAAGGTCGGCAACCGCGACTTGAACGGCAATGACTTCACCTGGATCGTCGGCGAATGGTTGAAGGACCAGACCAAGCCGGTGCAGTTGATGGCCATCGAGCGGCGTGAATGGGGCAACTTCTACGGCACCCTGGTCAACGTCAAGCAGGATGGCAAGATCATCGCCGAAGGCGAGGCCGCGTGGCCGGAGCTGCAGGCGCGTGTGGAGCGCGTCAACAAGCTCGCCGCCCAGCTCAAGAGCCTGGAAAAAACCGATATCGGCGCGATCAACGCCGGGCTTGAGCGCGTCCGCCTGCACGGTCGCAAGCTGGAGCTCGAAGGCAAGCTCGACGCCGCCGCCCAGGCCGACATGGACGCCGACCGCGCCGAACTGAATGCCCGCTACCAGGACATCGAAGCGCGCCTGGCTGACCTGCACGCCCAGTTCAACCGCGACGCGCTGACGGCCCGGGACGGCAACGGCAAGGAAATCGAAATCGGTATCGGCAAGGTGGTGCACGCCTACCAGCCGAACGCCATGGGCACGATGACCAAGATCGGCTTCTACTTCAGCAAGGTCTGGGAGTTCTTGAGCGACGATCCACGGGAAGCCAACACCGAGGGCGGGATCTTTCCGGCGATCTTCGGTACCGTGATGATGACCCTGATCATGGCGATGATCGTCACGCCGTTCGGCGTGCTGGCGGCGGTGTACCTGCGTGAGTACGCCAAGCAGAACACGCTGACGCGAGTTATCCGCATCGCGGTCAACAACCTGGCGGGCGTACCGGCCATCGTCTACGGCGTGTTCGGCCTGGGCTTTTTCGTGTACGTACTGGGTGGCTCGGTGGACCGGCTGTTCTTCGCCGAAGCCTTGCCGGCGCCGACCTTCGGCACGCCGGGCCTGCTCTGGGCCTCGCTGACCCTGGCGCTGCTGGCGGTGCCGGTGGTGATCGTGGCCACCGAAGAAGGCCTGGCGCGGATTCCTCGCACCGTGCGTGAAGGTTCCCTGGCGCTCGGCGCGACCAAGGCGGAAACGCTGTGGAAGATCGTGCTGCCCATGGCCAGCCCGGCGATGATGACCGGCATGATCCTCGCCGTGGCCCGTGCCGCCGGCGAAGTGGCGCCGCTGATGCTGGTCGGCGTGGTGAAACTGGCCCCGTCGCTGCCGTTGGACGGTAACTACCCGTACCTGCACCTTGACCAGAAGATCATGCACCTGGGCTTCCATATCTATGACGTCGGCTTCCAGAGCCCCAACGTCGAAGCGGCGCGGCCATTGGTGTATGCCACCGCCTTGCTGCTGGTCATGGTGATCGCCACGCTCAACCTGTCGGCAGTGTGGATACGCAACCACCTGCGCGAAAAATACAAAGCGCTGGACAGCTGA
- a CDS encoding hemolysin family protein, translating into MDPSPGITLATLFADFGMILFALVLVLLNGFFVAAEFAMVKLRSTRVEAIAHTNGWRGQILRTVHSQLDAYLSACQLGITLASLGLGWVGEPAFAHILEPLLGAAGVESPEVIKGVSFFAAFFVISYLHIVVGELAPKSWAIRKPELLSLWTAVPLYLFYWAMYPAIYLLNASANAILRIAGQGEPGPHHEHHYSREELKLILHSSRGQDPSDQGMRVLASAVEMGELEVVDWANSREDLVTLDFNAPLKEILALFRRHKFSRYPVYDAVRNEFVGLLHIKDLLLELAALDHIPESFNLAELTRPLERVSRHMPLSQLLEQFRKGGAHFALVEEADGKIIGYLTMEDVLEVLVGDIQDEHRKAERGILAYQPGKLLVRGDTPLFKVERLLGIDLDHIEAETLAGLIYDTLKRVPEEEEVLEVEGLRIIIKKMKGPKIVLAKVLMLD; encoded by the coding sequence ATGGACCCTTCCCCTGGTATCACCCTCGCTACACTTTTCGCCGATTTCGGCATGATTCTTTTTGCACTGGTCCTGGTACTGCTCAACGGCTTCTTCGTTGCGGCGGAATTTGCCATGGTCAAACTGCGCTCGACCCGGGTCGAGGCCATCGCCCACACCAACGGCTGGCGCGGACAGATCCTGCGCACCGTGCACAGCCAGCTCGACGCCTACCTGTCGGCCTGCCAGCTGGGTATCACCCTCGCCTCCCTGGGCCTGGGCTGGGTCGGTGAGCCGGCCTTTGCGCACATACTCGAGCCGTTGCTGGGCGCCGCAGGCGTAGAGTCGCCGGAGGTGATCAAGGGCGTGTCGTTCTTTGCCGCCTTCTTCGTGATTTCCTACCTGCACATTGTGGTCGGCGAGCTGGCCCCCAAATCCTGGGCCATCCGCAAACCCGAATTGCTGTCGCTGTGGACCGCCGTGCCGCTCTACCTGTTCTACTGGGCGATGTACCCGGCAATCTACCTGCTCAACGCCAGCGCCAACGCCATCCTGCGTATCGCAGGCCAGGGCGAGCCCGGCCCGCATCACGAACACCATTACAGCCGCGAAGAGCTCAAGCTGATCCTGCACTCCAGCCGTGGTCAGGACCCGAGCGACCAAGGCATGCGCGTACTCGCCTCCGCCGTGGAAATGGGCGAACTGGAAGTGGTGGACTGGGCCAACTCCCGGGAAGACTTGGTCACCCTGGATTTCAACGCCCCACTCAAGGAAATCCTGGCGCTGTTCCGGCGCCACAAATTCAGCCGTTACCCGGTGTATGACGCCGTGCGCAACGAGTTCGTGGGCCTGTTGCATATCAAGGACCTGCTGCTGGAACTGGCGGCCCTGGACCATATCCCGGAGTCGTTCAACCTGGCCGAACTGACCCGTCCGCTGGAGCGGGTGTCGCGGCACATGCCGTTGTCGCAGTTGCTGGAGCAGTTCCGCAAAGGCGGCGCGCACTTCGCCCTGGTGGAAGAAGCCGATGGCAAGATCATTGGCTACCTGACCATGGAGGACGTGCTGGAAGTGCTGGTGGGCGATATCCAGGACGAACACCGCAAGGCCGAACGCGGCATCCTCGCCTACCAGCCGGGCAAGCTGCTGGTGCGTGGCGATACCCCGCTGTTCAAGGTAGAGCGCCTGCTCGGCATCGACCTGGACCACATCGAAGCCGAAACCCTGGCCGGCCTGATCTACGACACCTTGAAACGGGTGCCGGAAGAGGAAGAAGTGCTGGAGGTCGAAGGCTTGCGGATCATCATCAAAAAGATGAAAGGGCCCAAAATCGTGCTGGCCAAGGTGTTGATGCTGGACTGA
- a CDS encoding response regulator, giving the protein MSKVSVLVVDDASFIRDLVKKCLRNYFPGIKIEDAVNGKKAQSILMRETFDLVLCDWEMPEMSGLELLTWCREQAHLKAMPFVMVTSRGDKENVVQAIQAGVSGYVSKPFTNEQLLNKVKQALHKIGRLDALIASAPTKMNSAFGNDSLSALTGGKPEAVKPAPVAAAPSKGLLNSAPVVAAPAASPAGGRGQGQLRLAGGTQQCVIKALSIKEALLVVRRGEVLPQVLESAVLDLEQGENAEVARLNGYLHAIVAYEPRPDSDWLQLTFRFIDQDAQKLDYISRLIARGTAQKHFVPGA; this is encoded by the coding sequence ATGAGTAAAGTCAGTGTGTTGGTGGTGGATGACGCCTCGTTTATTCGCGACCTGGTGAAGAAGTGCCTGCGCAACTACTTCCCAGGGATCAAGATCGAAGATGCGGTGAACGGCAAGAAGGCGCAATCCATTCTGATGCGCGAGACCTTCGACCTGGTGCTGTGCGACTGGGAAATGCCGGAGATGTCCGGGCTTGAGCTGTTGACCTGGTGCCGCGAGCAGGCCCATCTGAAAGCCATGCCGTTCGTCATGGTGACCAGCCGGGGTGACAAGGAAAACGTGGTGCAGGCCATCCAGGCCGGCGTGTCCGGCTACGTCAGCAAGCCGTTCACCAATGAGCAATTGCTGAACAAGGTCAAACAGGCCCTGCACAAGATCGGCCGCCTCGATGCGTTGATCGCCAGCGCGCCGACCAAGATGAACTCGGCCTTCGGCAACGACTCCCTGAGCGCACTGACAGGCGGCAAGCCCGAAGCCGTCAAGCCGGCGCCGGTGGCGGCAGCCCCGAGCAAAGGCCTGCTCAACAGCGCGCCTGTGGTCGCCGCTCCGGCTGCGTCGCCTGCCGGCGGTCGTGGCCAGGGCCAGTTGCGCCTGGCCGGCGGCACCCAGCAGTGCGTGATCAAGGCATTGAGCATCAAGGAGGCGTTGTTGGTGGTGCGTCGCGGTGAGGTCCTGCCCCAGGTCCTGGAAAGCGCCGTGCTCGACCTCGAACAGGGCGAAAACGCTGAAGTGGCACGCCTCAATGGCTACCTGCACGCCATCGTCGCCTACGAGCCCAGGCCCGACAGCGACTGGCTGCAACTGACCTTCCGGTTTATCGACCAGGATGCGCAGAAGCTGGACTACATCTCCCGCCTGATCGCCCGTGGTACCGCGCAGAAGCACTTCGTGCCGGGTGCTTGA
- the phoU gene encoding phosphate signaling complex protein PhoU translates to MISKEGLTHHISAQFNAELEEVRSHLLAMGGLVEKQVNDAVTALIEADSGLAQQVREIDDQINQMERNIDEECLRILARRQPAASDLRLIISISKSVIDLERIGDEATKIARRAIQLCEEGEAPRGYVEVRHIGDQVRNMVRDALDAFARFDADLALSVAQYDKVIDREYKTALRELATYMMEDPRSISRVLSIIWVLRSLERIGDHARNISELVIYLVRGTDVRHMGLKRMKAEVEGKADLIPNVPDESDDK, encoded by the coding sequence ATGATTAGCAAAGAAGGCCTTACCCACCACATCTCCGCGCAATTCAACGCCGAGCTTGAGGAAGTGCGCAGCCACCTCCTGGCGATGGGCGGCCTGGTGGAGAAGCAAGTCAACGATGCGGTCACCGCGCTGATCGAGGCCGACTCGGGCCTGGCCCAGCAGGTGCGGGAGATCGATGACCAGATCAATCAGATGGAACGCAACATTGATGAGGAATGCCTGCGCATCCTGGCCCGCCGCCAGCCTGCGGCTTCAGACCTGCGTTTGATCATCAGCATCTCCAAATCGGTGATCGACCTCGAGCGTATCGGCGACGAAGCCACCAAGATCGCCCGCCGCGCCATCCAGCTGTGCGAAGAAGGCGAAGCGCCGCGGGGTTACGTGGAAGTGCGCCACATCGGCGACCAGGTGCGCAACATGGTGCGAGATGCCCTCGACGCGTTTGCGCGGTTCGATGCGGACCTGGCGCTGTCGGTGGCCCAGTACGACAAGGTCATCGATCGCGAATACAAGACCGCCTTGCGTGAGCTGGCCACCTACATGATGGAAGACCCGCGCTCTATCTCGCGGGTCTTGAGCATCATCTGGGTGCTGCGCTCGCTGGAGCGCATCGGCGACCACGCGCGCAATATCTCGGAGTTGGTGATTTACCTGGTGCGCGGCACCGACGTTCGGCACATGGGCCTCAAGCGCATGAAAGCCGAAGTTGAAGGCAAGGCTGATCTTATCCCTAATGTTCCGGACGAATCTGACGATAAGTAA
- the pstB gene encoding phosphate ABC transporter ATP-binding protein PstB gives MQHDTHSHGINMSALGRDKQSLNLAQETVAIEVPGLSLYYGDKQALFDVSMNIPKQRVTAFIGPSGCGKSTLLRTFNRMNDLVDGCRVEGAINLYGTNIYRKGEDVAELRRRVGMVFQKPNPFPKTIYENVVYGLRIQGINKKRILDEAVEWALKGAALWDEVKDRLHESALGLSGGQQQRLVIARTIAVEPEVLLLDEPCSALDPISTLKVEELIYELKSKFTIVIVTHNMQQAARVSDYTAFMYMGKLVEFGDTDTLFTNPAKKQTEDYITGRYG, from the coding sequence ATGCAACACGACACCCATTCCCACGGCATCAACATGTCTGCCCTGGGTCGCGACAAACAGAGCCTGAACCTGGCCCAGGAAACCGTGGCCATCGAAGTGCCCGGCCTGAGCCTTTACTACGGCGACAAGCAAGCGCTGTTCGACGTGAGCATGAACATCCCCAAGCAGCGCGTGACCGCCTTCATCGGCCCTTCCGGCTGCGGCAAGTCCACGCTGCTGCGCACGTTCAACCGCATGAACGACCTGGTGGACGGCTGCCGCGTGGAAGGCGCCATCAACCTCTACGGCACCAATATCTACCGCAAGGGCGAAGACGTGGCCGAGCTGCGCCGCCGCGTGGGCATGGTGTTCCAGAAGCCCAACCCGTTTCCCAAGACCATCTATGAAAACGTCGTCTATGGCCTGCGCATCCAGGGCATCAACAAGAAGCGCATCCTCGATGAAGCGGTTGAATGGGCGCTCAAGGGCGCGGCGCTGTGGGACGAGGTAAAAGACCGCCTGCACGAATCCGCCCTCGGCTTGTCCGGCGGCCAGCAGCAGCGTCTGGTGATCGCCCGTACCATCGCCGTGGAACCTGAAGTGCTGTTGCTCGACGAACCGTGCTCGGCCCTCGACCCGATCTCGACGCTCAAGGTCGAAGAACTGATCTACGAGCTCAAGTCCAAGTTCACCATCGTCATCGTGACCCACAACATGCAGCAGGCGGCGCGGGTGTCCGACTACACCGCGTTCATGTACATGGGCAAGCTGGTGGAGTTCGGCGATACCGATACCCTGTTCACCAATCCGGCGAAAAAGCAGACCGAAGACTACATCACCGGTCGCTACGGCTAG
- a CDS encoding phosphate ABC transporter substrate-binding protein PstS, producing the protein MKLKRLMAAMTFVAAGVATANAVAAGVDPAIPAYVKTTGVSGNLSSVGSDTLANLMTLWAEGYKKEYPNVNIQIQAAGSATAPPALTEGTSNLGPMSRKMKDTELAAFEQKYGYKPTAIPVAVDALAVFVHKDNPIQHLTMEQVDAIFSSTRLCGGKADVKTWGDLGVTGDLANKPVQLFGRNSVSGTYGYFKEEALCKGDYKPNVNEQPGSASVVQSISSSLNGIGYSGIGYKTASVKTVALAKKGSTDFIEDSEENALNGKYPLSRFLYVYVNKAPNKPLAPLEAEFVKLVLSKQGQEVVVKDGYIPLPAKVAAKALAELGLKEGN; encoded by the coding sequence ATGAAACTGAAACGTTTGATGGCGGCAATGACTTTCGTCGCTGCTGGCGTCGCGACCGCCAACGCGGTGGCTGCTGGCGTTGACCCGGCGATCCCGGCATACGTCAAGACCACGGGTGTGTCGGGCAACCTGTCCAGCGTCGGTTCCGATACCCTGGCAAACCTGATGACCCTGTGGGCCGAGGGTTACAAGAAGGAATATCCGAACGTCAACATCCAGATTCAAGCGGCCGGCTCCGCTACCGCGCCACCTGCGCTGACCGAAGGCACCTCCAACCTGGGCCCGATGAGCCGCAAGATGAAGGACACCGAACTGGCGGCCTTCGAGCAGAAGTACGGCTACAAGCCAACCGCTATTCCGGTGGCCGTGGATGCCTTGGCTGTATTCGTGCACAAGGACAACCCGATCCAGCACCTGACCATGGAGCAGGTCGATGCGATCTTCTCCTCGACTCGCCTGTGCGGCGGCAAAGCCGACGTGAAAACCTGGGGCGACCTGGGCGTGACCGGCGACCTGGCCAACAAGCCGGTTCAACTGTTCGGCCGCAACTCGGTGTCCGGTACCTACGGCTACTTCAAGGAAGAAGCCCTGTGCAAAGGCGACTATAAGCCTAACGTCAACGAACAGCCTGGCTCGGCTTCGGTCGTGCAGTCGATCAGCTCCTCGCTCAACGGCATTGGTTACTCGGGCATCGGCTACAAGACCGCCAGCGTGAAAACCGTGGCCCTGGCCAAGAAGGGCAGCACCGACTTCATCGAAGACAGCGAAGAAAACGCCCTGAACGGCAAATATCCGCTGTCGCGTTTCCTCTACGTTTACGTCAACAAAGCCCCGAACAAGCCTCTGGCTCCGCTGGAAGCCGAGTTCGTGAAACTGGTGCTGTCCAAGCAGGGCCAGGAAGTTGTAGTGAAAGACGGCTACATCCCGCTGCCAGCCAAAGTTGCCGCCAAGGCACTGGCTGAGCTGGGTCTGAAAGAAGGCAACTAA